TTTACAAAATAAATTCCTGCGCTCAGCGATTCAACATTAAGTGGATATTCCTGCTTGCCTGCCGGTTGATTTCCGGGCGAAACGGAATTTATTTTTTCACCCAACTGGTTCATCACTTCAATTTTTATTTCCGCAGATTTTATGAGCGTGTAATTTATTTTCGCTGTTGTTGCAGCAGGGTTCGGAAAAATATTCAATGCTAAATTCAGTTTAGTGTTTTCAATAATTCCGGTGCAGGGCGAGAGCGCGCTGTTGATTGCCGCTTGCACAGCGGAACTTGAAGGAGTTCCGTTATAATTAAAAAATACCTGGCGGCAATTTCCTCCTCCCAGAATAACTGTTTTTGGCATTCCGGTGGAACCATAATTGCTCATGTTAATTGCATTTCCGCTGTTGCCGAAAACTGCACTTGTGGTAATGCCATTCGTGCTTGCCCAACTGTTCAGCGTGCTGCAGGAAGTATTTCCCGCATCGTCCACCAAATAAAAAGCAACATTCGGATTGCTCATGCTTTGCACGGTGCTTGCATCGGTGGATGCACCGCTGATGCAGGAAGTGCAGGGCATCACCCAGCAAAGCACAACAACTTTTCCGGCATCAAGTTCTGTAAACAGTGTGTGAGAATTTCCCGAACAATCGGTGGCGGTAAAATTTGTAGCGGTGCTTTGCGCAAATGCAATTGAAGAAGCGCCTGCAAGAAGAAGAGTAAGAATTTTTTTCATGAAAATTTATATTAGGATTTTATTTTTCAATTTGAATGCTCAAAGGTAAATAACTCTGTGTAATTTCCAAATAAATAAATGATTTTTTTATATTTTCTATTGACAAACTTTTTCAAAAATCTTTTAGATTTCAATAAATTACACAATTTACATTTTCATTCCTTTCATATCTTCCATCGGCATCATTCCCCGCTTGAAAATATATTCGCTGTTGATGAGATATGCTCCGCTTGTTACAACTTTTTCTCCAATATTCAATCCTGATTTTATTTCAATTCTGAATTTATTTTCTATTCCTGTTTCCACCATCCGCGATTCAAAGCCGCCATCTTTATTTTGAATCCATACCACTGAGTGTTTTCCATCGCGCAGCACTGCATCAACGGGAAGCACAATCGCTTTTTTCTCTTCCGAATGATGAATAACATACGCCTGCATTCCCGGTTTGAATTTTCCATTGGGATTTTTTGTTTCCGCACGCACTAAATTTATTTTGCTTTGGCTCTGCAATTCGGGATTTGCAAAAACAATTTTTCCTTTCACTGCTTCTTCTGGAAATGCATCGGGAATAATTTCCACTTCTGCTCCTTCGCTTAAAATTCCAAGTTCGTTTGAATAAACCTGCGCTTCCACCCACAGCGAATTCAGGTCAGCGAGTTTATAAATTTTTGTTCCTTCATTCACAATGTCGCCTTCTTTGATTGCAATTTCAATAATCGTTCCGGAAACATTGCTATAAATTGTGCTGGTGATTTTTGATTGTCCGGTTTTTTCCAACTCTGAAATTTGATTCTCATTCATTCCCCACAGCAGCAATTTATTTTTGGAAGCCGAGAGCAAAGTTTCTTCTTTCTTTTCAAACGCGAGCAGATATTCTTCCTGCGCGAGCATCAGTTCACGGCTGTATAAATCGTAAGCGGGTTCTCCGGATTTTATTTCCTCTCCTAAAATTTTATGATGTAATTTTTCAATTCTTCCGTTTACTCTGGAAGAAATTTGTTCTGTGTTATTTTGATTCACAGCAAAAACTCCGTTGAGCATAATTTCTTTTCCAATGGAAGAAATTTTTACGGAATCAATTTTCACGTTGGCGAGTTTCATTTGTTCCGCGCTCAACTTAACAATGTTCATTTGATTTTTATCGAGCGTAATTTTTGCCAGCGGCATTTTGCAAATCGGGCACATTCCCGGCTGCTTTTCCAAAACCTGCGGGTCCATCGAGCAGGCGTAGTATTCATTCTCGGCAAGAACTTCTTTTTTCTTTTCCCTGCAAGAGAAAAATAAAAAGATAGAAAAACAAAAAATAATTTTTGCCAACTGATTTTTATTTTTCATTTGAATTTTCTTTAATGAATCCTTCGCTGTCTGTTAAGTAATGTGCTTCAAGCGCAATTTCATTTTCTTCCGTAAGCCCGTCAGAAATTTCTATCATTCCGTTTGCAATCATTCCTGTTTCCACTTTTTTCGCTATGAAGTTTCCATCTTTTTTCTGCCAGACAATTTTTTCTTTTCCCAAATCCACCAGCGCGGAGACCGGAATCCACAGCGCTTCTGCTTCACCGGTTTTAATTTTCGCCTTCAGCAAACTTCCCACTTTGTGATTGTGTTCCGAATTATCAATATAAACTCTCGCCATCATCGTCTTCGCATCCTGCAATAGCATCGGCTCAATGAAATCTATTTTTCCTTTCATCGTCATCGGGTTGTCTTCAGTAGAAATTTCAACCTCGTCTCCGATTTTTATTTTGGCAGCATCCTCCGGTTTAATTTGAAGCATTGCCGCAAGATGATGCGCATCCACTATGTTGAAAATTGTTTCGCCCATCATCACATACTGGCCTTCTTTCACATTCAGTTCTTTGTTGAACTGAAAATCTTTTTTGCCCATCATCGATCCGATAGTCATCGGATTCATTTCAGCAACGCTCATATTTTTCATCGGGTGAATATGTCCTTCATAATTGCTGAACACGGGAATGGTCGTCATGACTTTTTTTATATTCTCCAGTTCAGAAATTAATTCATTCGGAAAACCAAGTAAAATCATTTTTTGTTTTGCCGCGTTAATTAAATTTTTTTCCGCAGAATCATTTTTCAACACATAAAGAAAATTTTGCTGCGCAGTTACCAACTCCGGACTATAGATTTCCAATAATTTTTCTCCCTTGTGAACTTGCTGGTAGATATATTTTACATAGAGTTTTTCAATTCTTCCGGAGTACAGCGAAGAAATATTATTCATTGTGCGCGTATCAAAATCAAAATAT
The sequence above is a segment of the Bacteroidota bacterium genome. Coding sequences within it:
- a CDS encoding efflux RND transporter periplasmic adaptor subunit — encoded protein: MTLCLCGKKNLATKARRHKISLRIFSIVYCLLFTVVLISCGENKKEEKNISAKEDSLIYYCPMHPDVVSSKPGKCPHAECKGMELVLKTSDTLEKVLKPVNSSVPASIKTIKPVFKKISSQVEANGYFDFDTRTMNNISSLYSGRIEKLYVKYIYQQVHKGEKLLEIYSPELVTAQQNFLYVLKNDSAEKNLINAAKQKMILLGFPNELISELENIKKVMTTIPVFSNYEGHIHPMKNMSVAEMNPMTIGSMMGKKDFQFNKELNVKEGQYVMMGETIFNIVDAHHLAAMLQIKPEDAAKIKIGDEVEISTEDNPMTMKGKIDFIEPMLLQDAKTMMARVYIDNSEHNHKVGSLLKAKIKTGEAEALWIPVSALVDLGKEKIVWQKKDGNFIAKKVETGMIANGMIEISDGLTEENEIALEAHYLTDSEGFIKENSNEK
- a CDS encoding efflux RND transporter periplasmic adaptor subunit, translating into MKNKNQLAKIIFCFSIFLFFSCREKKKEVLAENEYYACSMDPQVLEKQPGMCPICKMPLAKITLDKNQMNIVKLSAEQMKLANVKIDSVKISSIGKEIMLNGVFAVNQNNTEQISSRVNGRIEKLHHKILGEEIKSGEPAYDLYSRELMLAQEEYLLAFEKKEETLLSASKNKLLLWGMNENQISELEKTGQSKITSTIYSNVSGTIIEIAIKEGDIVNEGTKIYKLADLNSLWVEAQVYSNELGILSEGAEVEIIPDAFPEEAVKGKIVFANPELQSQSKINLVRAETKNPNGKFKPGMQAYVIHHSEEKKAIVLPVDAVLRDGKHSVVWIQNKDGGFESRMVETGIENKFRIEIKSGLNIGEKVVTSGAYLINSEYIFKRGMMPMEDMKGMKM
- a CDS encoding T9SS type A sorting domain-containing protein; the encoded protein is MKKILTLLLAGASSIAFAQSTATNFTATDCSGNSHTLFTELDAGKVVVLCWVMPCTSCISGASTDASTVQSMSNPNVAFYLVDDAGNTSCSTLNSWASTNGITTSAVFGNSGNAINMSNYGSTGMPKTVILGGGNCRQVFFNYNGTPSSSAVQAAINSALSPCTGIIENTKLNLALNIFPNPAATTAKINYTLIKSAEIKIEVMNQLGEKINSVSPGNQPAGKQEYPLNVESLSAGIYFVKVISGEAIQTAKLVIAR